The genome window GACTGCCTCCACGGGCGTCTCGAGCATCTTCTCGGTGAGGTTCTCGGGATCCTCGACCGGCGCGGCCCACTTGTTCTGTGCGAACTCGGCGGGCCAGACGACGTCCATCATCCCTACGTCGAACGCCGACGACTGGGAGATGAACTGATTGACGTAGTACTTCCGGGTCGAAGCGGACTCGGCGGGGGTCTTCTGGCCGTCCACGGTGAGGTTCTTCGACTGCTCGTCGAACATCGGGAGCAGGTCCTTCGCGTCGGCGCTGTAGTACCCGGGGTAGACGAACTTCAGCGTCGTCGATTGATTGCCGCCACCACCGCCACCGCCGCCGTCCTGACCGAGACACCCGGCGAGGAGTACCGTTCCGCTCCCGGCCAGGCCCTTCAGCAGCTGGCGTCGATTCTGCGCTGCGCTATCGCGGGTCATACACTAACGTTGTTACGAACAACGGGTATTAATTGTTATCGTTCATCCGATTCGGAGTGCGCGAAAAAAACGTTGGAAGCGATGATCCACACGCCCGCGAACCTACACCGCGTCGGCGGGTCGCGCGATCTCCGCCCAGAGGTCGTCCTCTATCTCGACGACGGTGGCGGTCCGGTCGCGTTCGATCGAGCGCTCACCCGGCAGACGGATCTCCTCGACGCCGGCCGCCGGCTCTGATCGCTTGAGTTCCCGCAGGAACGCGCTCGCCTGGTCGGGGAAGTTCGGTACGCCCATCGCCGCCGGGTCGATGGCGACGAACAGATCGCCCTTCGTGCACGGGTCCTCGGTGTGGTAGGTTCCCGTGACGTCGCGCCCCATCGCCGCGCCGACGAGTCCGCCTGCCAACACCTCGATCGCGATCGTCAACCCGGAGCCCTTCGCGCCGCCGAACGGGAGGATCGTTCCGTCGAGTGCGCTCGCCGGATCGGTCGTCGGTTCGCCGTCCGGACCCAGCGCGGCACCCTCCGGGAGGTTCTCGCCCGTCTCCTGCCTGTAGAGGACGGTCCCTCGCGCGACGGCGGACGTCGACATGTCGAGGTTGAAGGCGGGATCCGTGGGCAGGCCGATCGCGATGGGGTTCGTCCCGAGGATCGCCTCCGTACCGCCGTAAGGGGGCATCGCCGGTTCAGTGTTCGTGATCGCCACCCCCACGTATCCCTCGGTCCTGATCCGGTCCGTGTAGTAACCGAGCATCCCCAGGTGGTTCGAGTTGCGGACGCCGACAGTACCGATCCCGTACTCGTCCGCTCGATCCATCGCTTCGACGGCGGCCTCGCTCGCAACGACCGGTCCCAGCCGGGAGCCGCCGTCGATCGTTCCCGCGCCGCCACGCTCTGCGACCACCCGGATGTCGCCGTCGGGATCGACGTTGCCGTGCTCGATACCTCGAACGAACCGCGGCAGGCGGAGCAATCCGTGTGAGTGCTTGCCGCGAGCGTCGGCGCTCACGAGGACTTCGGCCGTGAGTTCCGCGTCGGCGTCCCCGATCCCGCGCGTTCGAAAGACATCGGCGGCGACGGCGACGGCGCGTTCTCGATCGACCTCCATCTCACGTCGACGGGCCGATGCGGTGGATGGCGAACTGGCTCTCACCCAGCGCCTCGCTCATCGTCAGCTTCCCGTTGACGACCTCCTCGATCTCCTCCCACAACTGATCGGTCGCCCAGTCGAACGACTGCTCGCCCACGAGCGCCTCGCTCACGTCGACGTCGGTCTCCTCGGGAACGCGCTCGGCGCTCCCCGGGTTCCCGGTAATCTTGATCGTGGGCATGACGGCGTTCGAGAGCGTGTGTCCCTGGCCCGTCGAGATGATCATGAAGTGCGCACCGCCCGCGCCGATACCGGTGACGGACTCGGCACCGTGGCCCGGCGTGTCCATGATGTACATCCCCGACTCGTCCGGGATCTTCGCGCCGTAGTCGACGATGTCCTGGATGGGGCCGTCACCGGACTTGACGAGCGCGCCCAGCGACTTCTCCTCGATCGTCGTGAGGCCGCCGTCCATGTTGTCGGGCGTCGGCTGTGCACCCCGCACGTCGTAGCCCGTGGCCTGCAGGCGCTGATCCCACCACTCGACGCGGTCGAGGATCTTCTGTTCGACCTCCTGGCTGTCCGCGCGTTCGGCGAGTTCGCGCTCGCCGCCGAAGAACTCCGGCGTCTCGGCGAAGACGCCGCGTCCGCCGTGCTCGTCGATGAGTCGCCACGCCGCGCCGGCCGTCGCCTTGTGCTGGCACAGCCCGCTCGTGGTGTCGGAGGTCGCACAGTTGATGCCGAACGTGAGGTTCGACATGTCGGCGGGGACCCGCCGTTGGGCGCTGGCGTCCCGGACCATCCCCTGGGCGGCGTCGACAGTCGCCTTCAGGGCGTTCATGACGCCCTTCTCGCGGTGGACGTTGACGGATTCGCTCGGTCGTCCCGTCTCGGCCACGTCGTCCGCCAGTTCGTCGCCGTCGACGATCTCGCCGGCGTGGGCGACCACGACCGCCCCGTAGGTGTTGGGATGGGTGGCGTACCCCAGGAGGGTTCGGTAGGTCTGGAAGACGTCGGGCTTGGTCTGACAGCGACCGAGCGGGTGCGTGATCGGAATCGTGTTCTCGACGATGTCCGCCGCCCGTTCGACCGTGTCGTTGGCGTAGGGAGCCGTCGCAATGATGGGGACGTGGTTTCGAATGCCGATGCTGCCGTCGTCGCGTTCGTAGCCGAGGAATTCGCTCATCGTTCTCACTCGTGGATGGCTTCCGCCCGATTCTCGCCGGCGATGTCCCCGCGACCGTAGTTCGACTCCACGTTGTGGACGTGCACCCAGTCGCCGGGAGCGATCCGCTCGATGGCGTTCCCGATGCTCTTGCCGTACTTCGTGACCGTGTCGCCGGTCCCGACCTCTTCGATCGCGATCTTGTGTCCGAACCTCACGTCCTCGTTCACCTCGACGGTGCGTTCCTCGTCGCCGACCGCGACGGTAACCGCCTCTCCTGCTTCGAGAGCGCGCAACGCGGTCGCGACGTTGTCCGTCGGCTGGACGACCTGTATGTACTTGTCGGCCATACACCCCATGGGACAGACCGGCCCCCCTTATAGGTTACCCTCGGGTCGTCGATCGTGGAACGAAACGACGCTCAGAAGAGGAGCAGGACCGCTCCGAGCGCGAGCGCGCTGACGGTGAGGAGGTGAGCGAACACCAGCATCACCGGTCGAAGGCCCGTCGCGCGGAGGCTCCGCAGTTCGATCTCGAACCCGAGACCGGCGAAGGCGAGCGTGAACAACCAGTCGCCCGTCGTCCCGATGGCGGAGAGCGCGGCGTCGGACGGCGACGCGACGTTCGCGATCGCCACGACGGCGAGAAAGCCGAACAGGAACTTCGGAAACCGGCTCCGGAGCTGTCCGATCCCCGGCGTCTCGCCCGACGCCGTCGCGTACCGAATCGCGTAGCCGACCGCGACCAGTCCGATGAACGCGTTTCGAACGAGCTTCGTGACGGTCGCCCACTGCCCGGCGAGTTCGGAGACGGCGAAGCCGACGGCCACCGCCGGCCCGGTGCTGAACAGGCTGAGCCCGACCCAGATGCCGAACTGCTTCCCGGTTACGCCCAGCACGTCCCCCACGGCGGGGTAGACGAGTAGCGTGACGGCGTCGAACAGGAGAATCGTCGCGACGGCGTACGCGACGTCCGCCTCGTCGACGTCGATGCTCCCGGCGACGGCCAGCACCGCCGAGACGCCGCAGACGCTCGCCCCCGCCGCCAACAGCGACCGAGGCCGGCGCGGGACGCCGAGGACGCGTCCCGCGATCACCTCCGTGAACAGCACGCCGAGGACGACGACTCCCGCGGCCAGGGCGAACACGACCGCCCCGGTCTCGACCAGCTGCCCGACCGTCAGGCGGGCACCGAGGAGGACGATCCCCGTCTCCAGCAGGAGCTTGTGTCGGTCGATCCCGGGACGGGCCCACCCGGGGGTCCCGGTCGTGTTCGCGAGGAGCGCGCCGACGGCGGTCGCGAGGACGAGCGGACTCAGGTACGGAACGGACGCCCCCAGTTCTCGCGCCGCGACCCCGACGACGGTGATGACCGCGAGTCCCGGAAGCACCGCGAGCCCCGGGAGGACGGCGGTCGTGGGGGTTCTCCGTGCCATCGTCAGGCGAGCGAGAGGTGGAGACACACGATCGCCACGCCGAACAGCGCGGCCTTCCACCCCCGGTCGAGGGTCGCCCAGCAGTTCAGCGTGCGTTCGACGACACCGGCGCTCTCGCTAGTCGGGCCGGTCGGCCTATCGGTCTCCATTGTCGTCAGCGGTGAAGCGCACGAGCCACATAAAACTCCGGTTCGGCGGCTGTCCGCCGCCCGCTCGAACGCACCCGTGACCCGAACGCGCCCGTACTTTTATGATAGATGGATCCATCACGGACTACGAACACGAATGACTGACACAGTAGACCACGCCGGCGGGTCCCCCGGCGATCCGTCCGATGGATCCGTCTCGGGAGTGCGGTCGCGCTTGCGGCGGTACCGCGAACTCAGGCTGACGGAAGAGGAACTCGCGACGGCGCTCCTGACGCCCGTCGTCTGCTTCCTGCTCCTGATCTCGTTCTACCCCATCGTCGACACGGTGTGGGGGAGCTTCCACCAGGGGTACGTCCTCGAGATGGAACCGACGACGTTCGTCGGCCTCGAGAACTACGAGGCGGTCCTCTCGAGCGGGAGCTTCTGGAACGCGCTGCAGGTGAGCCTCATCTACACGTTCGTGAGCGTCCCGATCGAACTCGTCATCGGGCTGGGTATGGCCCTGTTGCTGAACCGCGCGTTCACCGGGAAGTACGTCGTCCAGGCCGCCATCCTGTTCCCGTGGGCGCTCCCGACCGTCATCAACGCGAAGATCTGGGCGTGGATGCTCCACGGGCAGTACGGCGTCGTCAACGACCTGCTGATCCGGCTGGGCGTGCTCCAGGAACCCTACGCGTTCCTCGCCCATCCCGACGTCGCGCTCGCGTCGATGACCCTCATCACCATCTGGAAGACGAGTTCGTTCATGGCGCTGATCCTGTTGGCCGGTCTGTCCGGGATCCCGGACCACCTCTACGAGGCGGTACGGATGGACGGGGCGTCGAGGTGGCGGCAGTTCCGAGACATCACGCTCCCGCTGCTGAAGCCGACGATCCTCGTCGCGCTCATCTTCCGCACCCTCCCCGCCTTCCAGGCGTTCGGTCTCCCCTACGGACTGACCGGCGGCGGCCCGGCCGAGGCGACGACGACGCTCGTGCTGTACGACCAGCAGTTGACGTTCACCCAGCTTGCGTTCGGGCGCGGCTCCGCGGTGGCGACCATCATCACGCTCATCGCACTGGTCATCTCGCTGCTCTACGTCGGCACGCTCTACGAACCGGAGGTGCGCTGACGTGAGCACCCGGAGCGGACGCTTCGCGTTCGACGTCGAGTCGTTCCAGTGGGTCGGAAAGAAGCTCGGCTTCTACGGCTCGCTCTTCGTCCTCACGCTCGTGTCGATGTTCCCGGTCATCTGGATGTTCGTCACCTCCATCAAGCAGCCGGCGAACGTCGTCCAGTTTCCCGTCCACTACCTCCCGCAGAACCCGACGCTCGAGAACTACGCCACCGCGCTCTCGCAGGCCCCGTTCCTGCGATACCTCGTCAACAGCGCCATCGTCGCGGGCGGGACGGCGATCGTCGACGTCGTACTGGGCGCGCTCGCGGGCTACGCGCTCTCCAGATTGCGGTTCCAGTACAAGCTCCACGTCCTCCTGCTCATTCTGGGTACCGCCATGCTGCCGTACATCTCGCGTCTCATCCCGCTGTTCTCGCTGGCGCGGTCGTGGGGCCTCCTCAACGATTACCTCGGCCTCATCGTCCCGTACTCCGCGTTCCAGCTCCCGTTCGCCGTCTGGATCTTCCAGGCGTACTTCAAGGAACTCCCCGACTCCCTCGAGGAGGCCGGGCTGATGGACGGGCTGTCGCGGATCGGCGTCCTGTTTCGCATCATCCTCCCCGTCTCCGCACCCGCGATGGCGACGACCGCCATCATCGTCTTCATCTACGCGTGGAACGAGTTCCTCTTCGCGCTCACGTTCATGACGCAGGATCAGATGCGGACGATCACCGTCGGGATCGCCCTGTACCAGGGCCAGTATCAGTACCCCTGGGGGACCATCTCCGCGGCGGTGTTCATGTCCATCGTCCCGCTGATGCTGTTCATGCTCTTCTTCCAGCAACGTGTCGTCGAGGGGCTCACCGCCGGTACCGGGAAGGCCTGACGACCATCCTCTCCTGTGGATCGTCTACCCTGCCGTTCTTTCGAGCTGAATCGGATAGCGATCGAGACGTTCGAGGCGCTCGCGCACGTTCGGCGCGTGAGTGAACCCGACCGCGAACGGCGTCACTCGACGCCGTTGACCACGTTGTACGGGTCCCCACCCGTGAGGACGCGCGCTACGATGCGCGCCACCGTCCGCCGGCGCTCTTCGTTGGCCTCCTCGGAGTACCAGGCGACGTGCGGCGTGGTGACGACGCGGTCGTGACCGCGCAGGGGATCGTCCGCGGTCGGCGGTTCGTCCGGGAAGACGTCGAGGCCCGCGCCAGCGATCGCCTCCGATTCGAGGGCGTCTACGAGCGCGTCGCGGTCGACGATGGGGCCCCGCGCGACGTTCACGAGGTACGCCGAGTCCTTCATCCGTGCGAACGCGTCGGCGTCGATCATCCCGCGGGTCCCCTCGGTCAGCGGCGAGTGGACGGTGACGAAGTCCGCCCGTTCGAGCAGTTCGTCGAACGTGACCAGCGTCGCCGGGTCGTCCGCGACGTCCGCCTCGCCGAGGAACGGATCGCTCGCGAGGACGTCAGCGCCGAGCGCCGCCGCCCGCGTTCCGACCTCGCGCCCGATCGCGCCGTACCCCACGACGCCGACCGTTCGCGTCGAGAACCGGTGGACGGGTGCGCCGACGGATCGATCCCACCCGCCGTCGGAGACGGAGCGGTCGTAGCGGACCACCTCCCTCCCGAGCGCGAGCACGAGCGCGAGTGCGTGGGTCGCTACCTCCTCCAGGCAGTACGTCGGGACGTTCGTGACCGGAATGGCGCGTTCCGCGGCCGCCTCCGTGTCGACGTTGTCGACGCCGATGCCGTACCTGGCGATGACCTGGACGTCATCCATCGCGGCGATCGCCTCGGCGTCGAGGTCGTACCGGAGGTTGATGACCGCGTCGGCGCGAGAGAGGAGGTCTCGGGCGTCGTCGGACGATTCGCCGACGTCGCGCGTCAGTTCGATCACTTCGGCGACGTCGCTCAACACAGCTCGTTCTATCGATAGGTCGTCGAAATCGTGGTCGGTGACGACTACGGTGGGGGTCATGACGGTGGGGATCAGACGATCAGTTCCGAGCCGTCGGTCAGGTACTCCTCGGCGAGGTCGCGATCGATCTCGATCCCCAGGCCCGGCCCCTCGGGAACGTCGACGTAGCCCTCTTCCAGAATCGGGCCGCGCTCGCCGGTGCGGACGGCGAACTCGTTCCACCACGGGACGTCCCGCGAGTGCCACTCCATGCAGACGAAGTTAGGGATGGCCGCGGAGACGTGTGCGCCCGCGACGGTGCCGACGGGACTGGAGATGTTGTGCGAGGCGATGGGGATGCCGTAGAGGTCACAGACGGTCGCGATCTTCACGTACTCGCCGAGGCCGCCGCACTTGTTCACGTCGGGGGCGGCGATGTCCATGATGCCCTCGCAGGCGGCCTTGTTGAACTGATCGACCGTCACGAGGTTCTCGCCCGTCAACACCGGCACGTCGAGCTTTCGCGTGACGCGCTTCTGGGCGTCCCACTTCTCCGGCGGGACGGGATCCTCGAGCCACGCGAGGTCGAACCGCTCGAGTTTCTTCCCGAGGCGCACGGCCGTCTCGACGGTGAAGTTCCAGTGGAGGTCCATCCCGAGGTCGACGTCGTAGCCGATCTCGTCGCGGACCGCTTCGACGAGCGACACCTTGTGTTCGAGCGCCGCGTTGTCCATGCGCCGGGCGGCCTGGTCGTACTCGCGGTGGGTCGGCACGTCGAGGTCGAACTTCAGCGCCTCGAACCCCTCGTCGACCACCTCACGGGCGGCGCGGGCGTACGACTCCGGCGTGTAGACGTCCGTCGGGTCGCGTGACGCCGCCGCCCCGAGCGACTCCCCGCCGTGGGTGTCGCAGTAGATCTTGATCTCGTCGCGGTACTTCCCGCCGAGCAGTTCGTAGACGGGGACGTCGAACAGCTTCCCCTTGATGTCCCACAGCGCCGTCTCGATGCCCGTGAACGCGGCCTGGCCGATGCGACCGCAGCCGGTGTAGCGCTGTTCGAGCAGGCCCGTGATGCGGTCGATGTCGAGCGGGTTCTCGCCTTCGAGGTCGATCGCCATCCGCTCGGCCATGTCGAGGGCGGCCTCGGCCCGGAACGTCTCGCCGAGCCCGTAGACGTCGGCGTCGGTCTCCACCTTGACGATACCCCACGTGAAGTTGCCCGCGATCGCCATCGTCTTCACGTCGGTGATCTCGACGTCTCGTTCGGGCGGTCGGTGGGTCTCCTCCCGCGCCAGGTCACGCCAGGGGACGCCGCCCCCCTGTGCGATACGGTAGTCCGGTTCTCGATCGTGCGTCATCCAGTAGGAGGTGTTCGAACGCGTGAATAAAGGTTGTGGTGGGCCGGACGACTGGCGGTCGACGGTCGACAGTTGACGGTGAGCGGTTGGCGGTGGGGCGATCGACGGTCGGCGATGGATGGTCGATGGTCGATGGTCGATAGCGGGTGGCCGACGATCGGAGATCGATTTTCGGAGCCTCGTCGCACGCTCTGGACTGGGGTAGTTTTAATACGCCGAGCCTCACCATCTCGACCGACAATGACGAGCGAACGGATCACGGTCGCCGCCGTCGAGGACTACGCCGTCGACCGCGACAGCGTCTCTCTGGAGTGTGCGACGGACGGGCCGCCGACGGCGACGTCGCGGACGGTTCCCGTGACCCTCGAGTTCTACGATCGCCGGACGTTCCGCTTCGAACTGCGCGCGAACCCCGAGGTTCGGTCCCCTCGTGTCCATCCCGCATTCGAGGAGGACGCCATCGAGGGGGACGTCGACCTCGCCGTCTCGGAGGACGAGGGCGACCTCGTCATCGACACCGGCGTCCTCCGGGTCGTCGTCGGTCTGGACGAGTGGGGGTTCCGCGTCGAGGCCGACGGCGAGACGGTGTTCCGCGAGCAGCGCGACGACCTCGACGTGTTCGCCCGTCAGCGCGTCGAACCGCTCGGGTTCACCCAGGAGGAGATCAACCACAACCCGCGTCGCGTCGTCGAGACGGGAACGGCCTTCGGACTCGCCCCCGACGAGAAGCTCTACGGACTGGGCGAACAGTTCGTTGAGTTCGACCGGCGCGGGCGCGAGTTCGACCTCTGGCACGAGGAACCGCTCGGCACCGAGACGCCGCGGGCGTACAAGAACGTCCCCTTCCACCTCTCGACGAGGGGGTACGGGATGCTCGTCGACACGACCGCTCGCGTCAGCTACGACCTCGGGAAGACGTCCACGGCGAGCGCGACCGTCTCGGTGGCCGACGACGCGTTCGCCTTCGTCTTCCTCTACGGCCCTCGATTCACGGACGTCATCGAGTCCTACACTGCCCTCACCGGCCGGCCGAACCGACCGCCGAAGTGGAGCTTCGGCACCTGGATGTCGCGGCTGGGCTACGAGTCCCGCGAACAACTGGAGGAGATCACCGCCCGTCTACGTGACGAGGAGATCCCCTGCGACGTCGTCCACCTCGATCCGTTCTGGATGCGCGAGCGCTGCTCGACCGATCTGGAGTGGGACACCGAGCAGTTCCCCGAACCGGCGGGCATGATCGAGCAACTCCACGAGGGGGGCTTTCGCCTCTCGCTCTGGGAGCACCCCCACGTCCCCGTCGGGACGGACGCCTTCGAGGAGGGCGCGAGCGGTGGGTACTTCGTGACCGACGGGACGGGCAAGCCCTACGTGATGGACCACACCTGTCAGGGGGACTACCGCGGCGCGCTCGTCGATTTCACGAACCCTGACGCCGTCGAGTGGTGGAAGGCGAAGCACCGCCGACTACTCGAGATGGGCGTCGACGTGTTCAAGACCGATTACGGCGAGTACGTCCCCGAGGACGCCGTCTTCGACAACGGAACGACCGGCGCGGTGATGCACAACCTCTACCCGTACCGCTACAACGAGGCCGTCTACGAGACGGTCGGCGAGGTCAAGGGGCGCGACCAGGCGCTCGTCTGGGGTCGCTCGGCCTGGACGGGGAGCCAGCGCTTCCCGATGCACTGGGGCGGCGATCCGCAGACCACGTGGAACGGGATGGCAGCCGCGTTGCGTGGCGGGCTCTCCGCCTCGCTGTCGGGGATCGCTTACTGGAGCCACGACATCGGCGGCTTTCGGGGCACGCCGACGGACGCGCTCTACGCGCGCTGGGCGCAGTTCGGCCTCCTCTCGAGCAACGCCCGCTGTCACGGGACGACGCCGCGCGAACCCTGGGCGTTCGGGGAGGACGTCGTCGAGATATTCCGCGAGTACGCCCGTCTGCGCTACTCCCTGCTCCCGTATCTCTACACGTACGCCGAGATAGCCGCCCGCACCGGCCTGCCCGTGGTACGGCCACTGGTACTCGAGTACCAGGACGACCCGACCACGCACCGTCTCGACACCCAGTACCTCGTCGGAACGGATCTGCTGGTCGCGCCGGTCTTCGAGGCGGAGGGGTCCCGCGACGTCTACCTGCCGGCAGGTGAGTGGATCGACGTCCGGACCGACGAGCGACACGAGGGCGAACGGACCGTCACCGTCGAGACGCCGCTCGACACGATGCCGATCTTCGTGCGCGCGGGGAGCGTGATCCCGGAGCGCGAACCGACCGAGACCGTCCGTCCGGGGACGCCGGACGATCTCACGTTCCGTGCGACGCTCGATGCGACCGGCGAGGCTCGCGGGCGATTCTACGACGAGGACGGTGACGCCCTCATCGACGTGCGCGTCGCGACAGCCGACGGGACCCTCACCGTCGAACTCGGCGACGTCACCGCGGACCGAGTGACCGTCGCGGTGACGTTCGCGACGAACCACTCCGTCCCCGACGCCGTGACGGTCGGGGATCAACGCTTGGAGCGCGTCGCCGCCTCTCCGGCTAGCGGCGAGTGGACCGTCGACGACGGCCGTGCGACCGTCTCCGTATAGGCAGAACGACGAGAGGTGGATTTATTATCCGGGGTGCCAAACGCTGGCACAGAAATAACAAGTGATACTATGGGGAAGTTAGAACTCACCGAGTTGCGGAAGGTGTTCGACGAGGGGGGCAACGAGATCGTCGCGGTCGACGACCTCGACATCACGGTCGAGGACGGGGAGTTTCTCGTCCTCGTCGGGCCATCGGGGTGCGGGAAGTCCACGACGCTCCGCTGTATCGCCGGGTTAGAGACCGTCACGTCCGGCGAGATCCGCCTCGACGGCCGCGACATCACCCATCTGAAACCGAAAGAGCGCGACATGGCGATGGTGTTCCAGAACTACGCGCTCTACCCACACATGACGGTCCGGAAGAACATCGGGTACGGGCTGAAGATCACGACCGACCTGAATGCGGACGAGATCGACCGTCGCGTGCGGGAGACGGCGGAACTGCTCGAGATCGACGAACTGCTCGACAAGAAGCCGAAGGAACTCTCCGGGGGCCAGCAGCAGCGCGTTGCGCTCGGCCGCGCGATCATCCGCGAGCCGGCCGTCTTCCTGATGGACGAACCACTCAGCAACCTCGACGCGAAGCTGCGCACGACGATGCGCACCGAGATTCAACAGCTCCAGCAGGAACTGGGCGTGACCA of Halomarina pelagica contains these proteins:
- a CDS encoding YeiH family protein encodes the protein MARRTPTTAVLPGLAVLPGLAVITVVGVAARELGASVPYLSPLVLATAVGALLANTTGTPGWARPGIDRHKLLLETGIVLLGARLTVGQLVETGAVVFALAAGVVVLGVLFTEVIAGRVLGVPRRPRSLLAAGASVCGVSAVLAVAGSIDVDEADVAYAVATILLFDAVTLLVYPAVGDVLGVTGKQFGIWVGLSLFSTGPAVAVGFAVSELAGQWATVTKLVRNAFIGLVAVGYAIRYATASGETPGIGQLRSRFPKFLFGFLAVVAIANVASPSDAALSAIGTTGDWLFTLAFAGLGFEIELRSLRATGLRPVMLVFAHLLTVSALALGAVLLLF
- a CDS encoding mandelate racemase/muconate lactonizing enzyme family protein translates to MTHDREPDYRIAQGGGVPWRDLAREETHRPPERDVEITDVKTMAIAGNFTWGIVKVETDADVYGLGETFRAEAALDMAERMAIDLEGENPLDIDRITGLLEQRYTGCGRIGQAAFTGIETALWDIKGKLFDVPVYELLGGKYRDEIKIYCDTHGGESLGAAASRDPTDVYTPESYARAAREVVDEGFEALKFDLDVPTHREYDQAARRMDNAALEHKVSLVEAVRDEIGYDVDLGMDLHWNFTVETAVRLGKKLERFDLAWLEDPVPPEKWDAQKRVTRKLDVPVLTGENLVTVDQFNKAACEGIMDIAAPDVNKCGGLGEYVKIATVCDLYGIPIASHNISSPVGTVAGAHVSAAIPNFVCMEWHSRDVPWWNEFAVRTGERGPILEEGYVDVPEGPGLGIEIDRDLAEEYLTDGSELIV
- a CDS encoding UxaA family hydrolase translates to MADKYIQVVQPTDNVATALRALEAGEAVTVAVGDEERTVEVNEDVRFGHKIAIEEVGTGDTVTKYGKSIGNAIERIAPGDWVHVHNVESNYGRGDIAGENRAEAIHE
- a CDS encoding carbohydrate ABC transporter permease, coding for MSTRSGRFAFDVESFQWVGKKLGFYGSLFVLTLVSMFPVIWMFVTSIKQPANVVQFPVHYLPQNPTLENYATALSQAPFLRYLVNSAIVAGGTAIVDVVLGALAGYALSRLRFQYKLHVLLLILGTAMLPYISRLIPLFSLARSWGLLNDYLGLIVPYSAFQLPFAVWIFQAYFKELPDSLEEAGLMDGLSRIGVLFRIILPVSAPAMATTAIIVFIYAWNEFLFALTFMTQDQMRTITVGIALYQGQYQYPWGTISAAVFMSIVPLMLFMLFFQQRVVEGLTAGTGKA
- the yicI gene encoding alpha-xylosidase encodes the protein MTSERITVAAVEDYAVDRDSVSLECATDGPPTATSRTVPVTLEFYDRRTFRFELRANPEVRSPRVHPAFEEDAIEGDVDLAVSEDEGDLVIDTGVLRVVVGLDEWGFRVEADGETVFREQRDDLDVFARQRVEPLGFTQEEINHNPRRVVETGTAFGLAPDEKLYGLGEQFVEFDRRGREFDLWHEEPLGTETPRAYKNVPFHLSTRGYGMLVDTTARVSYDLGKTSTASATVSVADDAFAFVFLYGPRFTDVIESYTALTGRPNRPPKWSFGTWMSRLGYESREQLEEITARLRDEEIPCDVVHLDPFWMRERCSTDLEWDTEQFPEPAGMIEQLHEGGFRLSLWEHPHVPVGTDAFEEGASGGYFVTDGTGKPYVMDHTCQGDYRGALVDFTNPDAVEWWKAKHRRLLEMGVDVFKTDYGEYVPEDAVFDNGTTGAVMHNLYPYRYNEAVYETVGEVKGRDQALVWGRSAWTGSQRFPMHWGGDPQTTWNGMAAALRGGLSASLSGIAYWSHDIGGFRGTPTDALYARWAQFGLLSSNARCHGTTPREPWAFGEDVVEIFREYARLRYSLLPYLYTYAEIAARTGLPVVRPLVLEYQDDPTTHRLDTQYLVGTDLLVAPVFEAEGSRDVYLPAGEWIDVRTDERHEGERTVTVETPLDTMPIFVRAGSVIPEREPTETVRPGTPDDLTFRATLDATGEARGRFYDEDGDALIDVRVATADGTLTVELGDVTADRVTVAVTFATNHSVPDAVTVGDQRLERVAASPASGEWTVDDGRATVSV
- a CDS encoding C-terminal binding protein is translated as MLSDVAEVIELTRDVGESSDDARDLLSRADAVINLRYDLDAEAIAAMDDVQVIARYGIGVDNVDTEAAAERAIPVTNVPTYCLEEVATHALALVLALGREVVRYDRSVSDGGWDRSVGAPVHRFSTRTVGVVGYGAIGREVGTRAAALGADVLASDPFLGEADVADDPATLVTFDELLERADFVTVHSPLTEGTRGMIDADAFARMKDSAYLVNVARGPIVDRDALVDALESEAIAGAGLDVFPDEPPTADDPLRGHDRVVTTPHVAWYSEEANEERRRTVARIVARVLTGGDPYNVVNGVE
- a CDS encoding UxaA family hydrolase; the encoded protein is MSEFLGYERDDGSIGIRNHVPIIATAPYANDTVERAADIVENTIPITHPLGRCQTKPDVFQTYRTLLGYATHPNTYGAVVVAHAGEIVDGDELADDVAETGRPSESVNVHREKGVMNALKATVDAAQGMVRDASAQRRVPADMSNLTFGINCATSDTTSGLCQHKATAGAAWRLIDEHGGRGVFAETPEFFGGERELAERADSQEVEQKILDRVEWWDQRLQATGYDVRGAQPTPDNMDGGLTTIEEKSLGALVKSGDGPIQDIVDYGAKIPDESGMYIMDTPGHGAESVTGIGAGGAHFMIISTGQGHTLSNAVMPTIKITGNPGSAERVPEETDVDVSEALVGEQSFDWATDQLWEEIEEVVNGKLTMSEALGESQFAIHRIGPST
- a CDS encoding carbohydrate ABC transporter permease, giving the protein MTDTVDHAGGSPGDPSDGSVSGVRSRLRRYRELRLTEEELATALLTPVVCFLLLISFYPIVDTVWGSFHQGYVLEMEPTTFVGLENYEAVLSSGSFWNALQVSLIYTFVSVPIELVIGLGMALLLNRAFTGKYVVQAAILFPWALPTVINAKIWAWMLHGQYGVVNDLLIRLGVLQEPYAFLAHPDVALASMTLITIWKTSSFMALILLAGLSGIPDHLYEAVRMDGASRWRQFRDITLPLLKPTILVALIFRTLPAFQAFGLPYGLTGGGPAEATTTLVLYDQQLTFTQLAFGRGSAVATIITLIALVISLLYVGTLYEPEVR
- a CDS encoding Ldh family oxidoreductase → MEVDRERAVAVAADVFRTRGIGDADAELTAEVLVSADARGKHSHGLLRLPRFVRGIEHGNVDPDGDIRVVAERGGAGTIDGGSRLGPVVASEAAVEAMDRADEYGIGTVGVRNSNHLGMLGYYTDRIRTEGYVGVAITNTEPAMPPYGGTEAILGTNPIAIGLPTDPAFNLDMSTSAVARGTVLYRQETGENLPEGAALGPDGEPTTDPASALDGTILPFGGAKGSGLTIAIEVLAGGLVGAAMGRDVTGTYHTEDPCTKGDLFVAIDPAAMGVPNFPDQASAFLRELKRSEPAAGVEEIRLPGERSIERDRTATVVEIEDDLWAEIARPADAV